The following are from one region of the Syngnathus acus chromosome 10, fSynAcu1.2, whole genome shotgun sequence genome:
- the syt4 gene encoding synaptotagmin-4, translating into MAPVTLEDGAQPVAVPGGVAAASVFGLIFTASAFAWICCQRKNTKGQKTPPYKFVHMLKGVDIYPESLGGKKKFAPATGVTTNKVGQTDVNGNCRGAATPVDSPELASSPGGSRSALHLDLEQLDLNGNFPTKPSHQVKVRRSPDLEPGTTDRREPPSPSISSHAPTPATDEREGRLGTLRFALEYHVEKKAFIVHIQEARDLSPTDEQSLTSDPYIKLTLLPEKKHRVKTRVLRKTLDPTFDETFSFYGISLPSVSKLALQFMVLSFDRFSRDEIIGETLVPLSGIDLSEGRVLMSREIIKRNVKKSWGRGELLLSLCYQSATNTLTVVVLKARHLPKNDNNGPSDPYVKVNLYHGRKRVCKKKTHVKKCAPNPVFNELFTFDLPSDHGPRDAGVELLLMDSDPGDSRCPKPVLGRLLMGMTAAGTAGEHWREICEHPRRQIAKWHAMSEG; encoded by the exons TGGCGGTCCCGGGAGGTGTCGCGGCGGCAAGCGTCTTCGGCTTGATCTTCACCGCGTCGGCCTTTGCGTGGATCTGCTGCCAGCGCAAAAACACCAAAGGCCAGAAGACGCCCCCGTACAAGTTTGTGCACATGCTCAAAGGTGTCGACATTTATCCGGAAAGCCTCGGCGGCAAAAAGAAGTTTGCCCCCGCTACCGGCGTGACAACCAATAAAGTCGGTCAAACGGACGTTAACGGGAACTGCCGGGGCGCCGCGACGCCCGTGGATAGTCCCGAGCTGGCGTCGAGCCCGGGTGGCTCCAGATCGGCGCTACATCTGGACCTGGAGCAACTGGACCTCAACGGAAACTTCCCCACCAAACCCTCTCACCAGGTCAAGGTGCGGCGCTCGCCCGACTTGGAGCCCGGCACGACGGACCGCCGGGAACCCCCCTCGCCGTCCATCTCCAGCCACGCTCCGACCCCGGCCACGGACGAGAGAGAGGGGAGGCTCGGAACCCTCCGCTTTGCCCTTGAGTATCACGTGGAGAAGAAGGCCTTCATCGTCCACATTCAG GAAGCCCGTGACCTGAGCCCAACCGATGAGCAATCCTTGACGTCAGACCCCTACATCAAGCTGACCCTGCTGCCTGAGAAGAAGCACCGAGTCAAGACCAGAGTGCTAAGGAAGACTCTGGACCCGACTTTTGACGAAACCTTCAGCTTTTACGGGATCTCCTTGCCCAGTGTGTCCAAACTGGCTCTCCAGTTTATGGTGCTCAGCTTTGACAGGTTCTCCCGGGACGAAATCATCGGCGAGACCCTCGTCCCGCTCTCGGGAATCGACCTGTCCGAAGGCCGCGTGCTGATGAGCAGGGAGATCATCAAGAGGAACGTCAAG AAGTCTTGGGGCCGAGGCGAGCTGCTGCTGTCCTTGTGTTACCAATCCGCCACCAACACTCTGACCGTGGTGGTCCTCAAGGCCCGCCACCTGCCCAAGAATGACAACAACGGGCCCTCGG ATCCGTACGTCAAAGTCAACCTGTACCACGGAAGGAAGCGCGTGTGCAAGAAGAAGACCCACGTTAAGAAGTGCGCCCCCAACCCCGTCTTCAACGAGCTCTTCACCTTCGACCTGCCCTCCGACCATGGCCCAAGGGACGCCGGCGTGGAACTGCTGCTGATGGACTCGGACCCGGGGGACTCCCGCTGTCCGAAGCCGGTCCTCGGCCGCCTGCTGATGGGAATGACGGCAGCGGGCACCGCCGGCGAGCACTGGCGGGAGATCTGCGAGCACCCACGGCGCCAAATTGCCAAGTGGCACGCCATGTCTGAGGGTTAA